From a region of the Labrus mixtus chromosome 5, fLabMix1.1, whole genome shotgun sequence genome:
- the golga3 gene encoding golgin subfamily A member 3 isoform X3 has product MEMDTNGSEATQMEAKVPQEDNAIKSKEADTHAAEGETLLKQRGLENAPNTNRDIPNGPIGSSDVIPNGDGPAEGIGAGGKTRINGSLSPTALPQSTSSPVNSQTQERPPAFEKPSLEMENEEKIRLEARRRLEEQLKQYRVQRHKERSHRSTPKHRPFSTLDPELMLHPEGLPRANTVAMTTEYSFLRTSVPRGPKLGSLGIPPPRERKSRSPRPSKIHSLADYKSADSDGGSVGGGGVRSADNTMSSLHSTMSSVSTLSEVSVMSEGSTCENEAQPVASLQAGDNVSEVDGSESGTRPGNDGNDSDSSSYSSVSTRGTYGLLSAAVERQRGPYTVEGREIAPDAMGQFPSLQEVLQAASEEQHLLELEQEREGTAEPRSRRDSFSSSVSLESSVMGHDEMLQVLKEKMRLEGQLESLSSEANQALKEKTELQAQLATVNAQLQAKKEEAQVSQEKQSVLNTEVGTLRKNCSQLEKAMVELQGSLESKNASLASVSNDLKVAEDQYNRLMGKVEEMQNTVTSRDTAVQELRLQMGGLHGQLQQVQLERSTLQSRLKTSQAEIDSLQQVRLWYQQQLALAQEARVRLQSEMANMQAGQMTQIGVLEHLKLENVTLSHQLNETQHRSIKDKERIAVQLQSIEADMLTQEAAYKQIQDAKSMVEDDLQLKLDEFEEERDRLIKMANTASTLERELEQVRLTLSQKDLQLQSLQKEHLELMRQLTTTQENLQTKEQSINQLEARYLELEAQLAELQMDSSAKDDNIQFLQNEKIVLEVALQAARADKSQLDENAERLGEDVLVASDVLDQLRQEVQVKANQIETLKQENSSLKKQAQKLKEQFQQQKVMVEAYRRDASSKDQLISELKSTKKRLLAEVKDLKQELLGAQGEKKEAELEQARLQKEVLRVQEQMSNMETHLQTIQEERDQLETQIQSLQFDQSQLAAVTEENEGLRKQVEQLEGEAKKAISEQKVRVKRLGTDLTSAQKEMKTKHKAYENAVGILSRRLQEALSDKETAEAELVKLKAQVSDGGNSQVLQEKIKVLQVELQVVTKSKSMLEKELQEVITLTSTELEEYQEKVMELEDELQEARCFKKRIRKLEDANKKLTLELEHEKGKLAGLAQSHNTLREHSNILETALAKREADLVQLNLQVQAVLKRKEEEDQQMKQVVQTLQLALEKEKTKVKDLREQVAAAKAEAAHNRRHYRAAMLELSEIKKDLQAKEDLVKALQNESHKLQAQDEQHSQEVSRFQEELAEARLQLQILQKQLDEELAKQPLTNQEVEDLKWEVEQRQREIEAQKQQLEMMEQCQHRELDNLQRALQNIKVELESVQEELNGTRKDKFMLQAKVGELRNSMKTVLLQNQQLKQDLKQSRLRKQQRMELKSEGNPSTPVTPVKIPDCPVPASLLDELLKPSTSVNKEPLNNLHNCLRQLKEEMDSLQRQMEEHTVTVHESMSSWTDTEEGLAQLGVENDIAKSSTPLNNTAVENHNDAEQQQS; this is encoded by the exons ATGGAGATGGACACTAATGGATCAGAAGCAACTCAAATGGAGGCTAAAGTCCCTCAAGAAGATAATGCTATAAAATCCAAAGAGGCAGACACCCATGCTGCTGAAGGGGAAACGCTACTGAAACAACGAGGGCTGGAGAACGCACCCAACACAAACAGGGATATTCCCAACG GTCCCATCGGTTCTTCAGATGTGATACCAAATGGAGACGGACCGGCAGAGGGCATTGGTGCCGGGGGTAAAACTCGTATCAATGGGTCCCTGTCTCCAACAGCCCTTCCTCAGAGCACCAGCTCCCCTGTCAACTCCCAGACCCAAGAGCGCCCCCCAG CCTTCGAGAAGCCGTCTCTGGAGATGGAGAACGAGGAGAAGATTCGCCTGGAGGCCCGGCGGCGTCTGGAGGAGCAGCTCAAACAGTACAGAGTGCAGAGACATAAGGAGAGG tCTCACCGCAGCACCCCCAAGCACAGGCCGTTCAGCACCCTGGATCCGGAGCTCATGCTGCATCCTGAGGGTCTTCCCAGGGCCAACACTGTTGCCATGACCACGGAGTATTCCTTCCTTAGGACCAGTGTCCCGCGAGGCCCCAAACTGGGAAGCTTGGGAATTCCCCCACCCAGGGAGAGAAAGTCCAGGTCACCCCGCCCAAGTAAGATCCACTCGTTGGCTGACTACAAGTCTGCTGATAGCGATGGTGGGAGTGTCGGAGGCGGGGGCGTAAGATCAGCAGACAACACCATGAGCTCCCTCCATTCCACCATGAGCTCGGTCTCCACTCTGTCTGAggtcagtgtgatgtcagagggcAGCACCTGTGAGAACGAGGCGCAGCCGGTCGCTTCGCTTCAGGCCGGGGACAATGTGTCTGAAGTTGATGGCAGTGAATCGGGAACAAGACCAGGGAACGATGGCAATGACAGTGACAGCTCGTCTTACAGCAGTGTGTCTACCAGGGGGACGTATGGTTTGCTCTCTGCCGCAGTAGAAAGACAGAGGGGACCCTACAcggtggaggggagggagatcGCTCCCGATGCTATGGGACAGTTCCCCTCCCTGCAGGAGGTGCTGCAGGCAGCCAGTGAAGAGCAGCAcctgctggagctggagcaggagagagaggggactgCAGAGCCTCGGAGTCGCAGAGACAGTTTCTCCAGCAG tGTCTCTCTGGAGAGTTCAGTGATGGGCCATGATGAAATGCTGCAGGTGTTGAAAGAGAAGATGAGACTTGAGGGTCAGCTGGAGTCTTTGTCATCGGAGGCCAATCAG GCTCTTAAGGAGAAGACGGAGCTGCAGGCCCAGCTGGCTACAGTGAACGCTCAGCTGCAGGCTAAGAAGGAGGAGGCTCAGGTCAGCCAGGAGAAGCAGAGCGTCCTCAATACGGAGGTTGGCACCCTGCGCAAGAACTGCAGCCAGCTAGAGAAGGCCATGGTGGAGCTCCAGGGCAGCCTGGAGAGCAAGAACGCCAGTCTGGCTTCTGTTAGCAATGACCTAAAGGTGGCTGAAGACCAATACAACAGGCTGATGGGGAAGGTGGAGGAGATGCAAAACACTGTAACGTCCAGAGACACTGCAG TTCAGGAGTTGCGTCTGCAGATGGGGGGTCTTCACGGTCAGCTTCAGCAGGTCCAGCTGGAGCGCAGCACCCTGCAGAGCCGGTTGAAGACCTCTCAGGCTGAAATCGACTCACTGCAGCAGGTCAGACTGTGGTACCAGCAGCAGCTAGCACTGGCCCAGGAGGCGAGGGTGCGACTGCAGAGCGAAATGGCAAACATGCAG gCTGGACAGATGACTCAGATCGGTGTCCTTGAACATTTGAAGCTGGAAAATGTGACTCTGTCCCACCAGCTCAATGAGACACAACACCGCTCCATCAAAGACAAAGAGCGCATCGCTGTCCAGCTGCAGAGCATCGAG GCCGACATGCTGACACAGGAAGCAGCTTACAAGCAGATCCAGGATGCAAAGTCCATGGTGGAGGATGACCTGCAGCTCAAACTGGACGAATTTGAGGAAGAGCGAGATCGCTTAATTAAAATGGCCAACACAGCCAGCACCCTTGAAAGGGAACTAGAACAG GTGAGGTTGACCCTTTCCCAGAAGGACTTGCAGCTGCAGTCACTTCAGAAGGAGCACCTGGAGCTGATGCGCCAGCTGACCACCACTCAGGAGAACCTGCAGACCAAAGAGCAGTCCATCAACCAGCTGGAGGCTCGTTACCTGGAACTCGAGGCCCAGCTAGCAGAGCTGCAGATGGACAGCAGTGCCAAGGATGACAACATCCAGTTCCTCCAGAATGAGAAGATCGTGTTGGAGGTGGCGCTGCAGGCAGCCAGGGCCGACAAGAGCCAACTTGACGAAAACGCTGAACGGCTCGGAGAGGATGTTCTGGTAGCTTCAGATGTCTTGGATCAGCTCAGACAGGAAGTCCAGGTCAAAGCCAATCAG ATTGAAACTCTCAAACAGGAAAATAGTTCCCTGAAGAAACAAGCTCAGAAACTGAAGgagcagttccaacaacaaaaG GTGATGGTGGAAGCGTACCGCCGCGACGCCAGCTCTAAAGACCAGTTGATCTCTGAGCTGAAGTCCACCAAAAAGCGTCTTCTCGCAGAGGTGAAGGACCTGAAGCAGGAGCTGCTGGGCGCTCagggggagaagaaggaggcagagctggaACAGGCCCGACTGCAGAAGGAGGTGCTGAGAGTCCAGGAGCAGATGAGCAACATGGAGACACATCTGCAAACAATCCAGGAAGAAAGGGACCAGCTGGAAACCCAGATCCAG TCTCTACAGTTTGACCAGAGCCAGCTGGCAGCAGTGACGGAGGAGAATGAAGGCCTGAGGAAACAGGTGGAGCAATTGGAGGGGGAAGCCAAAAA GGCCATCTCGGAGCAGAAGGTGCGTGTGAAGCGGCTGGGGACAGATCTGACCAGCGCTCAGAAGGAGATGAAGACCAAACACAAAGCCTATGAAAACGCCGTGGGCATCCTGAGCAGGAGGCTGCAAGAGGCTCTGAGTGACAAGGAGACGGCCGAGGCAGAGCTCGTCAAACTCAAGGCCCAGGTGTCCGATGGGGGGAACAGCCAGGTCTTACAG GAGAAGATAAAGGTCCTGCAGGTCGAGCTGCAGGTTGTGACCAAAAGCAAAAGCATGCTGgagaaggagctgcaggaggtgaTCACCCTCACCTCCACAGAGCTGGAGGAGTATCAGGAGAAGGTCATGGAGCTCGAAGACGAG CTTCAGGAGGCCCGCTGCTTCAAGAAGCGGATTCGAAAATTAGAGGACGCCAACAAGAAGCTCACACTGGAGCTGGAACACGAAAAGGGGAAATTGGCAGGATTGGCACAATCCCACAATACACTGCGGGAGCATTCCAACATTTTGGAGACAGCCTTAGCTAAGAGAGAGGCAGATCTTGTCCAGCTCAACTTACAG gttCAAGCTGTTCTGAAgcgcaaagaggaggaggaccagcAGATGAAGCAGGTGGTACAAACGCTGCAGCTAGCgttggaaaaagagaaaaccaaAGTGAAGGACCTAAGGGAACAG GTGGCAGCAGCAAAGGCTGAAGCAGCCCACAACAGACGGCACTACCGGGCAGCCATGCTGGAGCTGTCAGAGATCAAAAAGGACCTGCAGGCCAAAGAGGACCTGGTCAAAGCTCTGCAGAATGAATCCCACAAACTACA GGCTCAGGATGAGCAGCACTCTCAGGAGGTGTCACggttccaggaggagctggctgaGGCCCGTTTACAGCTCCAGATCCTCCAGAAACAGCTGGATGAGGAACTCGCCAAGCAGCCTCTCACTAACCAAGAG GTGGAGGATCTGAAGTGGGAGGtggagcagagacagagggagatcGAGGCTCaaaagcagcagctggagaTGATGGAGCAGTGTCAACACAGAGAACTCGACAACCTACAGAGAGCTCTGCAG AACATAAAGGTGGAGCTTGAGTCggtgcaggaggagctgaacgGCACCAGGAAGGACAAGTTCATGCTGCAGGCTAAAGTGGGTGAGCTGAGGAACAGCATGAAGACAGTTCTGCTGCAGAACCAGCAACTCAAACAGGACCTGAAACAGAGCCGCTTAAGGAAG caGCAGCGAATGGAGCTGAAGAGTGAGGGAAACCCATCCACCCCAGTGACGCCAGTTAAGATCCCAGACTGCCCAGTGCCTGCCTCACTGCTGGATGAGCTGCTGAAACCTTCAACGTCTGTCAACAAGGAGCCCCTCAACAACCTGCACAACTGTCTACGGCAGCTCAA GGAGGAGATGGACAGCCTCCAGAGGCAGATGGAGGAACACACAGTGACGGTTCACGAGTCCATGAGCTCATGGACAGACACGGAGGAGGGACTGGCTCAACTGGGGGTCGAAAACGACATCGCCAAATCATCGACGCCGCTCAATAACACGGCGGTGGAAAACCACAATGACGCCGAACAACAGCAATCATAA
- the golga3 gene encoding golgin subfamily A member 3 isoform X1 has translation MEMDTNGSEATQMEAKVPQEDNAIKSKEADTHAAEGETLLKQRGLENAPNTNRDIPNGPIGSSDVIPNGDGPAEGIGAGGKTRINGSLSPTALPQSTSSPVNSQTQERPPGVASYPPMMLERSEGASAEVTVHTGDSLQSLRLSMPMQETELSFEKPSLEMENEEKIRLEARRRLEEQLKQYRVQRHKERSHRSTPKHRPFSTLDPELMLHPEGLPRANTVAMTTEYSFLRTSVPRGPKLGSLGIPPPRERKSRSPRPSKIHSLADYKSADSDGGSVGGGGVRSADNTMSSLHSTMSSVSTLSEVSVMSEGSTCENEAQPVASLQAGDNVSEVDGSESGTRPGNDGNDSDSSSYSSVSTRGTYGLLSAAVERQRGPYTVEGREIAPDAMGQFPSLQEVLQAASEEQHLLELEQEREGTAEPRSRRDSFSSSVSLESSVMGHDEMLQVLKEKMRLEGQLESLSSEANQALKEKTELQAQLATVNAQLQAKKEEAQVSQEKQSVLNTEVGTLRKNCSQLEKAMVELQGSLESKNASLASVSNDLKVAEDQYNRLMGKVEEMQNTVTSRDTAVQELRLQMGGLHGQLQQVQLERSTLQSRLKTSQAEIDSLQQVRLWYQQQLALAQEARVRLQSEMANMQAGQMTQIGVLEHLKLENVTLSHQLNETQHRSIKDKERIAVQLQSIEADMLTQEAAYKQIQDAKSMVEDDLQLKLDEFEEERDRLIKMANTASTLERELEQVRLTLSQKDLQLQSLQKEHLELMRQLTTTQENLQTKEQSINQLEARYLELEAQLAELQMDSSAKDDNIQFLQNEKIVLEVALQAARADKSQLDENAERLGEDVLVASDVLDQLRQEVQVKANQIETLKQENSSLKKQAQKLKEQFQQQKVMVEAYRRDASSKDQLISELKSTKKRLLAEVKDLKQELLGAQGEKKEAELEQARLQKEVLRVQEQMSNMETHLQTIQEERDQLETQIQSLQFDQSQLAAVTEENEGLRKQVEQLEGEAKKAISEQKVRVKRLGTDLTSAQKEMKTKHKAYENAVGILSRRLQEALSDKETAEAELVKLKAQVSDGGNSQVLQEKIKVLQVELQVVTKSKSMLEKELQEVITLTSTELEEYQEKVMELEDELQEARCFKKRIRKLEDANKKLTLELEHEKGKLAGLAQSHNTLREHSNILETALAKREADLVQLNLQVQAVLKRKEEEDQQMKQVVQTLQLALEKEKTKVKDLREQVAAAKAEAAHNRRHYRAAMLELSEIKKDLQAKEDLVKALQNESHKLQAQDEQHSQEVSRFQEELAEARLQLQILQKQLDEELAKQPLTNQEVEDLKWEVEQRQREIEAQKQQLEMMEQCQHRELDNLQRALQNIKVELESVQEELNGTRKDKFMLQAKVGELRNSMKTVLLQNQQLKQDLKQSRLRKQQRMELKSEGNPSTPVTPVKIPDCPVPASLLDELLKPSTSVNKEPLNNLHNCLRQLKEEMDSLQRQMEEHTVTVHESMSSWTDTEEGLAQLGVENDIAKSSTPLNNTAVENHNDAEQQQS, from the exons ATGGAGATGGACACTAATGGATCAGAAGCAACTCAAATGGAGGCTAAAGTCCCTCAAGAAGATAATGCTATAAAATCCAAAGAGGCAGACACCCATGCTGCTGAAGGGGAAACGCTACTGAAACAACGAGGGCTGGAGAACGCACCCAACACAAACAGGGATATTCCCAACG GTCCCATCGGTTCTTCAGATGTGATACCAAATGGAGACGGACCGGCAGAGGGCATTGGTGCCGGGGGTAAAACTCGTATCAATGGGTCCCTGTCTCCAACAGCCCTTCCTCAGAGCACCAGCTCCCCTGTCAACTCCCAGACCCAAGAGCGCCCCCCAGGTGTGGCTTCTTATCCACCCATGATGCTAGAGAGGTCTGAGGGTGCTAGTGCTGAGGTCACGGTTCACACGGGTGATTCATTGCAGTCGCTCAGACTCAGTATGCCTATGCAGGAGACTGAACTGT CCTTCGAGAAGCCGTCTCTGGAGATGGAGAACGAGGAGAAGATTCGCCTGGAGGCCCGGCGGCGTCTGGAGGAGCAGCTCAAACAGTACAGAGTGCAGAGACATAAGGAGAGG tCTCACCGCAGCACCCCCAAGCACAGGCCGTTCAGCACCCTGGATCCGGAGCTCATGCTGCATCCTGAGGGTCTTCCCAGGGCCAACACTGTTGCCATGACCACGGAGTATTCCTTCCTTAGGACCAGTGTCCCGCGAGGCCCCAAACTGGGAAGCTTGGGAATTCCCCCACCCAGGGAGAGAAAGTCCAGGTCACCCCGCCCAAGTAAGATCCACTCGTTGGCTGACTACAAGTCTGCTGATAGCGATGGTGGGAGTGTCGGAGGCGGGGGCGTAAGATCAGCAGACAACACCATGAGCTCCCTCCATTCCACCATGAGCTCGGTCTCCACTCTGTCTGAggtcagtgtgatgtcagagggcAGCACCTGTGAGAACGAGGCGCAGCCGGTCGCTTCGCTTCAGGCCGGGGACAATGTGTCTGAAGTTGATGGCAGTGAATCGGGAACAAGACCAGGGAACGATGGCAATGACAGTGACAGCTCGTCTTACAGCAGTGTGTCTACCAGGGGGACGTATGGTTTGCTCTCTGCCGCAGTAGAAAGACAGAGGGGACCCTACAcggtggaggggagggagatcGCTCCCGATGCTATGGGACAGTTCCCCTCCCTGCAGGAGGTGCTGCAGGCAGCCAGTGAAGAGCAGCAcctgctggagctggagcaggagagagaggggactgCAGAGCCTCGGAGTCGCAGAGACAGTTTCTCCAGCAG tGTCTCTCTGGAGAGTTCAGTGATGGGCCATGATGAAATGCTGCAGGTGTTGAAAGAGAAGATGAGACTTGAGGGTCAGCTGGAGTCTTTGTCATCGGAGGCCAATCAG GCTCTTAAGGAGAAGACGGAGCTGCAGGCCCAGCTGGCTACAGTGAACGCTCAGCTGCAGGCTAAGAAGGAGGAGGCTCAGGTCAGCCAGGAGAAGCAGAGCGTCCTCAATACGGAGGTTGGCACCCTGCGCAAGAACTGCAGCCAGCTAGAGAAGGCCATGGTGGAGCTCCAGGGCAGCCTGGAGAGCAAGAACGCCAGTCTGGCTTCTGTTAGCAATGACCTAAAGGTGGCTGAAGACCAATACAACAGGCTGATGGGGAAGGTGGAGGAGATGCAAAACACTGTAACGTCCAGAGACACTGCAG TTCAGGAGTTGCGTCTGCAGATGGGGGGTCTTCACGGTCAGCTTCAGCAGGTCCAGCTGGAGCGCAGCACCCTGCAGAGCCGGTTGAAGACCTCTCAGGCTGAAATCGACTCACTGCAGCAGGTCAGACTGTGGTACCAGCAGCAGCTAGCACTGGCCCAGGAGGCGAGGGTGCGACTGCAGAGCGAAATGGCAAACATGCAG gCTGGACAGATGACTCAGATCGGTGTCCTTGAACATTTGAAGCTGGAAAATGTGACTCTGTCCCACCAGCTCAATGAGACACAACACCGCTCCATCAAAGACAAAGAGCGCATCGCTGTCCAGCTGCAGAGCATCGAG GCCGACATGCTGACACAGGAAGCAGCTTACAAGCAGATCCAGGATGCAAAGTCCATGGTGGAGGATGACCTGCAGCTCAAACTGGACGAATTTGAGGAAGAGCGAGATCGCTTAATTAAAATGGCCAACACAGCCAGCACCCTTGAAAGGGAACTAGAACAG GTGAGGTTGACCCTTTCCCAGAAGGACTTGCAGCTGCAGTCACTTCAGAAGGAGCACCTGGAGCTGATGCGCCAGCTGACCACCACTCAGGAGAACCTGCAGACCAAAGAGCAGTCCATCAACCAGCTGGAGGCTCGTTACCTGGAACTCGAGGCCCAGCTAGCAGAGCTGCAGATGGACAGCAGTGCCAAGGATGACAACATCCAGTTCCTCCAGAATGAGAAGATCGTGTTGGAGGTGGCGCTGCAGGCAGCCAGGGCCGACAAGAGCCAACTTGACGAAAACGCTGAACGGCTCGGAGAGGATGTTCTGGTAGCTTCAGATGTCTTGGATCAGCTCAGACAGGAAGTCCAGGTCAAAGCCAATCAG ATTGAAACTCTCAAACAGGAAAATAGTTCCCTGAAGAAACAAGCTCAGAAACTGAAGgagcagttccaacaacaaaaG GTGATGGTGGAAGCGTACCGCCGCGACGCCAGCTCTAAAGACCAGTTGATCTCTGAGCTGAAGTCCACCAAAAAGCGTCTTCTCGCAGAGGTGAAGGACCTGAAGCAGGAGCTGCTGGGCGCTCagggggagaagaaggaggcagagctggaACAGGCCCGACTGCAGAAGGAGGTGCTGAGAGTCCAGGAGCAGATGAGCAACATGGAGACACATCTGCAAACAATCCAGGAAGAAAGGGACCAGCTGGAAACCCAGATCCAG TCTCTACAGTTTGACCAGAGCCAGCTGGCAGCAGTGACGGAGGAGAATGAAGGCCTGAGGAAACAGGTGGAGCAATTGGAGGGGGAAGCCAAAAA GGCCATCTCGGAGCAGAAGGTGCGTGTGAAGCGGCTGGGGACAGATCTGACCAGCGCTCAGAAGGAGATGAAGACCAAACACAAAGCCTATGAAAACGCCGTGGGCATCCTGAGCAGGAGGCTGCAAGAGGCTCTGAGTGACAAGGAGACGGCCGAGGCAGAGCTCGTCAAACTCAAGGCCCAGGTGTCCGATGGGGGGAACAGCCAGGTCTTACAG GAGAAGATAAAGGTCCTGCAGGTCGAGCTGCAGGTTGTGACCAAAAGCAAAAGCATGCTGgagaaggagctgcaggaggtgaTCACCCTCACCTCCACAGAGCTGGAGGAGTATCAGGAGAAGGTCATGGAGCTCGAAGACGAG CTTCAGGAGGCCCGCTGCTTCAAGAAGCGGATTCGAAAATTAGAGGACGCCAACAAGAAGCTCACACTGGAGCTGGAACACGAAAAGGGGAAATTGGCAGGATTGGCACAATCCCACAATACACTGCGGGAGCATTCCAACATTTTGGAGACAGCCTTAGCTAAGAGAGAGGCAGATCTTGTCCAGCTCAACTTACAG gttCAAGCTGTTCTGAAgcgcaaagaggaggaggaccagcAGATGAAGCAGGTGGTACAAACGCTGCAGCTAGCgttggaaaaagagaaaaccaaAGTGAAGGACCTAAGGGAACAG GTGGCAGCAGCAAAGGCTGAAGCAGCCCACAACAGACGGCACTACCGGGCAGCCATGCTGGAGCTGTCAGAGATCAAAAAGGACCTGCAGGCCAAAGAGGACCTGGTCAAAGCTCTGCAGAATGAATCCCACAAACTACA GGCTCAGGATGAGCAGCACTCTCAGGAGGTGTCACggttccaggaggagctggctgaGGCCCGTTTACAGCTCCAGATCCTCCAGAAACAGCTGGATGAGGAACTCGCCAAGCAGCCTCTCACTAACCAAGAG GTGGAGGATCTGAAGTGGGAGGtggagcagagacagagggagatcGAGGCTCaaaagcagcagctggagaTGATGGAGCAGTGTCAACACAGAGAACTCGACAACCTACAGAGAGCTCTGCAG AACATAAAGGTGGAGCTTGAGTCggtgcaggaggagctgaacgGCACCAGGAAGGACAAGTTCATGCTGCAGGCTAAAGTGGGTGAGCTGAGGAACAGCATGAAGACAGTTCTGCTGCAGAACCAGCAACTCAAACAGGACCTGAAACAGAGCCGCTTAAGGAAG caGCAGCGAATGGAGCTGAAGAGTGAGGGAAACCCATCCACCCCAGTGACGCCAGTTAAGATCCCAGACTGCCCAGTGCCTGCCTCACTGCTGGATGAGCTGCTGAAACCTTCAACGTCTGTCAACAAGGAGCCCCTCAACAACCTGCACAACTGTCTACGGCAGCTCAA GGAGGAGATGGACAGCCTCCAGAGGCAGATGGAGGAACACACAGTGACGGTTCACGAGTCCATGAGCTCATGGACAGACACGGAGGAGGGACTGGCTCAACTGGGGGTCGAAAACGACATCGCCAAATCATCGACGCCGCTCAATAACACGGCGGTGGAAAACCACAATGACGCCGAACAACAGCAATCATAA